The sequence TTAGCTCAAAATCTGCCAGTGTCTAGTCCTGTGTCCCTTAGCGACAGCTGGGGGCCAGTACATGACGTACAGGCAGATGATGATCGCTTAAGAAAGCCAAACACAAATATGTTTCCAAAAGCACATACATTCTTCAGTATTTATAATGtgtatattaaatatgcatCTTCTGAGCATAAGGAAGCCCACACAGTGGTGCAGCGGTGGGTGAtgggagtttgcatgctctgcttacatttacatttacatttacatttacatttacatttacggcatttggcagacgcccttatccagagcgacttacaatgtgctttcaagttaccatcgatgaagagatcaattccggttcactaggacccccaactatgaatacatctattttattcactgctTAGGTTCTTAGATTCCAATTGCTCAAAATTTGGAGTGTTTGACTGTGTGActgaatgaggtgtgtgtatctgtgcccTGTGGTGAGGTGAGCCCATTCCCTGTGCCCAATGTTCTGGAATGGACCCTGCTCAGGACTAAGTGTAATGAAACAATGTCTGTGATCGTCCAAGATTTAGTAGAAGCAAAGTACCGGAAGCTGGTGATACATGGTTTTTACTCAATAACACGTATGTTCTCCACTAGCACACGTCATAAAGAGAGCTTAGGCCAGAGTTGTGCCAGTACCAGCTCTAAAAGTTTCCCTTGAGCTAATAATTTCAACGCAAGCAACGTGAGGCTGCACACCACCACTGCTTTGATGAATAGCAAAAGGCAGTCCAAGGCAAACTTTCAAGATGGGACCTCAGGCTGGACCACTCGCCAGTATCGTTAAAACCAGAGGTTCAAACAGCCAGTCTGTCCAGACTGCATAATAAATCTACTTAGCTAAGGGCTTAGAGGACCGAGGCGGTGTTTGCTTTAGGTAGACAGTGCGGTAGGGGATACGTGGTGTTCCCTGAGAAGAAACCAGAGAGAAGCTGTTCTCCAAGGCCCAAGGCAGTAAGGAAATGGGAGAAACAAGATGCTGAGGAAATGGTTAGAGTGAGATCATATCTTAGAAGGAAGAGGAGAAAAGTGGTAATCAACCCCATATTCATCAAAATCTTTCAGAGGTAGCAAGTGTGCATGAACTAACTGCAGAAAACATCTGCTTTAGTCCAATGTTCTTTTTGGGCGTGAGGTGAGGGTCCACAGTCTGGAAACATCTAGTCAGAATTGTATATTGTCAGGTTACCTGTAATACATCACAAATTCAGTGATGCAATTCACAAGCTCTTCTGGACTGGAACAGGTTAAGTATTTTCCAGAAGTGTAAATATTGTcagataatgttcatctcatgCACATCCcaagaacattatttatttatcgaatcccgatccgccaaggttccactgaggtgccactgatcaaaacaccgtccccacacactgctccccaggtgcctgtcatggctgcccactgctcaccaacggtgatggttaaaagcagatgacacactTCATTGGGTCagggtgtgctgtgctgcattagTTCCCTACTGAAAAGAAACATCTTGGCCATCTTAAGATACTGCCATAAGgtactttttgtttgtttcatttgtttttcggCATCTGCCAGTGTAAGATCATTGACCGGCATAAGACCAGGTAAAccggtgtgagtgtgttgtcaGGAATTATATTAATAGTACATATTAATAGTATTATTAACGATATCAATAGTACAACACAGCCGCAATAAAAGCCAGACCAAAGggaggcttttttttaaataccaatACTATGGTGGTGTTCCGAGTTGAAGCACTCTAATGTTCTTCATTCCTCAGAAGAACATCTTGACTCACGACAACCTTCACTCTTTTCCACAGCACTCTCTGGAAAATCTTTTTAAAGGCCTCCTCGCATGGCTGTGAGCTGCCTTTTTTGTGGTTAACACACATGACAACACTTATCCTTTTCATTTCTCCCAGCATCGACTAAAAACCATCCCCGGGGCGTATGACATCAttttgggtttaaaaaaaaattatcttttttttaaagatcaaaGGCCGACAGCAAACTTTGTGCTTTGTTATCTGTCCGAAATGTTGGATCGACGTGCGGGGGATGTAAATATTGTCTCCTCAACAGATGTTAACCCCTGGCTCGTGCTAATATTACCATGTGCACTTCAGATATAAATCAAGCAGCACAAATCAATATTGCGTTTCAAATGGATCacagagtgtgttttttttttgttttttttgccacacaGTGAGCGTGTTTTCCCATGCATGTGCCCAAACCACATGCATCCCCCATTACAGCCCCCTTATAAAACACGCACACTGTCAGGGGAGCGTGTACAGAGGAAAgcccccactgcccccagtTTAAGTACTTTCCTTTTGTTAATCCCATGAATTAGtggctgtctgtctgctgaGATACAAGGTCTGGGATCTGCCCTGAAGGGGGATCCCGTGAACTCTCTAGCAGACTAATACAGGCTAATACGGAGCCTGAAGCCATTTCTCTCACCCCCTTATTATTCTGGGTCCCTTAGTCCCTTGTTCATGTTTATCCAAATTTAAAGTAGTCAGCTGTCATGTTTTTAGCAGTTACATAAGTACAGTGGGGAAAataagccccccccccaaaaaaaaagatcacattgtatgattttgaaataattatttagctttttattgcatgaatatttcataGTATTTGATCACCCACCAACCATCAAGAAATATGGCTCTCGCAAAACTGATAGTTCATCCTCCTATCCCCTACTCATTACCAGTATTAATTGCACCAGTTTGATGTGAAAAAAGAGCATGTAAATAATTTTGCCCCTGCTGTCCTTAGACAGCTTTTGGTCTtgcccatgcacacacacacacacaaacacacacacgtgatttgtgtgagtgaatgatttttgaaaaaaggttatttttcttctcattaaaTAAATTGTTGGGAAACAGGAGGAGTCTTGAACTCCAAGTAATTCAGTACTTTTCATCATAAATTATGTGTTGCTTGGATCCGGGCAGACACAGAACTGATTTCCTTCTCACCCTTCCGATggattttaatgtaattttctaCCAGTTTCATAACACATCTTAAAAACATAGTTAAACCACTTATATCAGAGAAAGATAAAAAATGAGGTCATATGTACTTCAGGGTTTAATATTATATTACTAAAAGAATAATAGTAATgctaaatgtcatttttcagaTAAGATGACAAGATGCCCTTTGTGGAGGTAGAGAAGGACTTTAAGCCGTGGCTGTCCCTGATCCCAGATCACTCACACATAATCTCTCCCAGTCAGACGAGAGCGCGACTTCCTGCAGAGAGATGAAGAGGATTCACTCGACTGGGATCTGTGAAACCTATTAGCTTGGAGGAAGAAGGGCTTTCAGACAGTCCTCATTTCCTGTGCACCCGCTCTTGGGAGGCAATGTTGTTcagtccgtgtgtgtgtgtgtgtgtgtgtgtaggggggtgCAGGAAACAGGACAGGCGAGCTCATCAtgggagttgtgtgtgtggatctcCGTTAGCTGATGGAAGGAACAGACTTGGATTAATGTACAAGTCTCGGTCTAGTGCCAGACAATGCGTGTGCATCTGAAATGTAGCCTATCAGCTCCATTACTGAGTAATAAAAGAGGTGCCAGATAAACCAATGACACATACATGAGTGCCTGTCTAAACACAGTGAGACAGCGCACTCGTGTGGCAAGGACAGAGAACCACCCAATTCCAAAAGAAATTTGTGCAAGGAGAACTcagattttcattttcagattttttttccccccaaaatggAATATTATCAATATCTATGGAGTAAACCGCCAACCACCAACCTACCTTTGACTtgggtgtatttttttttttttacaaaactcAGAAGACATACTTTTATCTAAATAGTGATAAAATAATAAGTATGATTGATATATAAGACATGACACAATGCCGCATGTTAATTATCATCAGGAAAATGTGGCTGTAAATCCGAACTCAGTTGGTTCCTTTGTCTCTTGTTGGTTTTTAAACTCGAGAAATGTATGTGGACATCAATGTGAGATAAAAGAGTAATCTCCCCAAGGACACTTTCATGACACAAACTAGTTTTTCCTtcaacacaatctttaattgtTCATCATCCATAGTTTCataatcacacactcacaaaaaaacttATTACAAATTTCTGAATAGATCATTTTTGAAGgctttgcattaaaagaaagCTACTTAAAGAAAGTGGGATACAGTTAAGGTTGTACCTATACAGCTAGAGATTCTCCCAGTGCAGGTATTTGTTATGAACTGTGGGGCAAATGCTACAGCAGACTATGCTGGCACACTGGGATGCATCACAATTTTATAAGATTTGTAACCGTCAAATTGTTGTTTTATGGTGTTCTGTTGTTGTCCTTATTACACACAATGGCTAAAACTGCCTATGAAATAAAGCTTAAGAAATACATAGCCCTATTGTATAGAATTATTCAAATATGAAAGAAATGCTACTTTATAAATAAGGTGAATGAATAAACCAACCATGCTTCACAAAATCATACCTCAATTAAGTAATGATATAATGAATTtagagaaaatatttttaaactatTATGCATCATCTTTTTtctatttgcttttttttattcattttgaagtAAATAGCACTGTCACTGAAATTGTTCGCAAATGTAGACTAGAACCAGTCATTGTCAAATGTTAAAAGAACGCCACAATCAAGTTTTCCATCTGAACTACACAATTTTAACAACAATACCAGAATCCCAGTACACCAAACATTTGTAGAAGTAATCAATCATCTACAAACATGAACTTGCTAGTTCTCATTCTTTATGAACTTTATTTTTGCAATGTAGAGTATCAAAGTCTAAGATCAACATGGAATTAAACAGAAACCTTCACATTCAATCAGACAGCATTACACAACttgtttctcttttattttttgccctCATACTTAATCAAACAAAATTCATACTTAGTAAGAAGGTCacttttataatattatatggATCTCAAATGGCATATATGAGAACAAAAATTAAGTCTATCTAAAAAGGCAAACCAAATGTCTGGCTTTTCGCATACAATAAATGCCAGTCATTCGACCGCAGCTAAATATAAGAGAGGTCAACAACTGCAACACATGCAGACAGCTAGCTTGTAGTAATTCTAGCCTATTGTTTAGCAACACTAAAGGTTCACAGCAAATATGCATATGTACAAAAATCTCTTTAGGGCAACACAGATGAGCTTTGcgctttttatgttttttttttttcctaataaatgtgtaaaagggAAATGTCCATTAAAGCCCAAACATATTTTGAAACCATCCCAACGttaaatacatgtattatatattaatagaaTCTATAATTACTTTAtagatatataattattatgtaATAGTCACAGCACACACCTAAAGCAGTGTGTACTGCATAATATATCTATTAATAATTAAAGCaatataagcacacacacacatttataaccaCCATATAGCATTTTTCATtcagtaataaaacataaaaaaggaatacaaatacaaattaaatgttTGGTCTACAAAGTAAACCAATACTTTACAATATGCATTTTGattccccccccctccctgttgttgcttttttctATTGAAATGTCTCATGCACAGAGAGATTTCAATATCTATCGAGAGTGGTTTGAAAATAGGCTGGGTCTGCGTGTTCCATAAAGGCATCTCGAACCCGAAGACATTACTATGAAACAGAATGGAACAGGTCTTGAACAGAAATCCCCACTGTGGAAGACAGATAAGCCCTTTCTGAGGAATGACTCATTTGTCAACGCTTAGTTTGTCCTACGTGACGTCCGTACACATCTAGAAATTACATAGCTACACTCTAAACACACTCCACTGGACTCCATGCTTATTACAAAACACGAACGCACAAAACAGATCATTCTAATCACCTCAATAAATCCGGTGCGACCCAGTGGTTCTCGGTTCTGACGTTTCACAGCACATACTAATGTCCAAGAAGAATCTCATTAATGGTTCTGAAACATACATTCATTGGTTAAATATAGTCGGCATACACCTGCCAATAAAAAGGCAGGGGTCTACAGATGCAGATTTGTTTTAAAGGCATCTGTAAGAAGCCCAAAGCAGCACAACATTAACAGAACACCTACAACAGGAGCACGGAACACGCAAAAAATCATCATTGGCGCTTCACCAACACAGACCAAAAGCAAAAACCCCTGTATCCCCCTGACTGCTCCTTCGATCGCCTCCTGGATTCAGTGCATCTAACCCTGTACCAGTTCAAGTAGAACCCTGTACCCTTTAagaccatttttttcccattggcTGGAAATTAGATGATCGATTTAGATGCTGAGAGGTGAGTCATCATctctaatttattttatttgtgtgatgATAGGGAATGGGGTTTTTAATGGGGGAATGGGGGTAGAAGTTCATCTCAGCTCCTCAGGTCATTGAGAAAACCTGATCTGTTGCTAAACTCGAATGTATCTTCCACAGATCCAACATGCAAACTAAGCGAAGGGCACCAGCAaatggaaaccaaatgagaGGAGAAAATCCaacgctcacaaacacacttcaaCCGCATCATCGAAAAATATCCCCAAGCCTGTgggctctgctttttttttttttgcgggggGGACTTCATGGAATCCAAGCAATGTCCACCACTACATATAATCACCAATGAACACACAACTTGAGAATAGAGGCACACGATGCTAAAGAGGAATGTCAGAAGACTTTCGATGCATACGCTTTAGCTAGATCAGCAGTTATTGTACAAAGCAGATTCAAGATGCAGAAGGCAAACTTATGGGCATTGTTTATTGTTCTTGTAACTCcacgtctgcaaaataaaaaaaaaagttcaaaatttttaatgaaactcAGCTTAGGAAGTGAAATCAAGGTCAAATGGCCGACGCTGGCAGCTACACAAGCCCAGATCTAAGGGgagggtaaaaataaaaaagataagaAGTCTTGAATCTctataaaaaaaaggcattgtgCCTTAAACATGGCACAGGCATAGAGAAAGTTTCTGTACATTACAATCACAGCCGACAGCTAACCCCAGCCCTGGTTCCCCACCTCCCCCAACCAAACAGGGATAGTCCCTGACAGCCCCTGCTCAAACCCGGGACTGAATTTTGGTCGGTGACTGAAGCATGCAGCATGGTGTTGACCTCTGCTATAACGCGCGGTGCTCCTCCACCATCAGCACCCTGCAACTCAGGTAAAGCAAGAGACGAAGAAGCCCAGGCCAaaactgaaaacaggaaaaaggcAACAGGGGACAGGCAGCCACCTACAGACCCGTCAGGTCCACTATGGCCTTGATGAATATGGTGTCGTCTCGGATGTAGGAGTTCTTGGAGTCGAGCTTGGGCAGCGGGCAGAAGAGCGGACAGCCGCTGGCGATGTTCATGTCACTGACAGGCCGCTGGAAAGACGAGGATGAAATGTCGGGTCGAAATGCGTCAATGATGTGCTCTCGATTGTTCTGGTCCAGAAGCATCAGTGTTACCTGAGACAACATGAACTAAAGAGTCACATTTGGCTCTTGATTCCAAAATGCACAGTTCTGTTACTGAGACATGACGTTCATTAGAAAACCACAAGCATTAGATTTACAGATCTTCACAGCGTAATTTCTTTAAATGGGCACCAACCAACCTTCTGGTTAAAGGGCCACTTAAGCAGGGCATCACTGTGTCCTCTCATCACCACGAAGAACAGAGACAAGTGAGTCCCACGTCCTGTCCCGTCCCCGTTCAGGTAGATGCGCAAACACATCTTGTAGCCATATTTACTTGTATAAAATGCTAGAAATAAGAGGGAAAACAAAGTGTGATTGTTGTGTCTTCTTTCTACCATCATGACTGctctgcacactactgtcttTGGCataagcaatttaaaaaaagcagagaaaaagcAGCCAACAAAATTATATGTTGGTTATATGTGGGAAGACAATCCTCATCAACAttaaacattgtgattggtAGTGTACATGCACAATTTCAGCCAATAGATTCCCActaattttattgtattgttaaCTTTGTTACTGTATTAattcagcaccatagacagctcctgaTTAACAGGTTATGGCTGCATTGCACCACCCTGACTACAACGAATAAGGCCGCAAGAGTGAAGACTGAAATACATCTGCAAATAGTCTGTTTAATCCATGTGACTTTATAATATCTGCAGCTCCGACAAGGCCGTCCAACTTTGATTAAAAGTTTGATAGAACTACACAGAAGACATGACAGGATGGCTGCCTCACTATAATCTGAAAGAAGCTGGTCTGATGACTCCTTCACAGTCAGGGTGTTTTGATGCTGCCTTCAAATTGTGGTAAGTGAATGTTACCAGGCGAGAACATGGCTGGGGCCCGACCAGCGATGGCATCCTGCCTCTTCTTACTGAAGTCTGAGATCTTCCACACAAAGACGCCATCATACGTTGCCGCAGACATCTCCCGCATCTTCCCCTCCATCTCCACGATGGAGAGATCCCTCAGGCCCACCGTCCTCTCCAGCTGACGCACCTGAACACCAAGCCACTCAAAGCTAACCACTCTTGGATATTCACAGAAAATACATGTTTATTACAGATACCAGTCAAAATGGATGGATTCTGAAGAGCTATTGGAGATCACAAATGGTTACTACAAGTTTGAAGAAATAGTTCACCAAACAAAATGGTTATTTATTCATGGAAGTGTCTGAGCTGTGTCCATAAATAAGTACTCCCAAAAGAGAGCCCACTCTGTGCAccatataatgaaatatgataTGGTTTTTAGTGGGTACTTTTAACATCTTCTATCAATGCAATAGAAAAATCGGCCTGCCAACATACAATGCCATTCAAATTTTTTGTACCACTTACAAAACTACTTTTCCATATATTAAGAGCCATTTCCAGCTTCCATAGTCATTTGCATAAAGAACCATGTCTGTTAAAGGATACTTCTAAATGAAACTTAACCTTTTAACTGGAATAGTAGTTTGTTACAGGGTGAACTATTTCCTTTTAAGGGATCaccaaaaaaaggagaaaagaaaactaCTTACACTGGGAGAGATGAACACAAGGACCAGAAAGGAAAGTGTGATTTGAACTGGAGTGGATCACGGGTAGGAGTGTGCAGGTGTGTTCACTACTGACTCCTTGATTTAGGTGGGAAAGTGATATGGTTGATGGAATGTGAAATGACCCGGCAGGCAAAACAGCAGCGTGTCCACCCGTGCACATGTGGCAGTGTTCACCTTGTTGCTGAGTATCTCGATTTTGTCCTGGTCCAGTCGGTGTTGGCGGTTGTAGGCTTCCATGGTGGTGGCTGAGCGCTCCATCTCACGGTTGAGCACGCAGACGATGTTCTCGAACGTGCTCACCTTCAGCTCCAGCTCCTGGCAGCGGCGGCTCAGCTCTACCACCTTGGTCTTCTCGCTGTGCAGCTGGAGCTCCAGAGCCGCGCCCACGCCGGTGGGCAGCGGGGTGAAGGAAGTGGAGAGAGTGGTGGGTGCGCAGGCGCCCTGCACGGGAGCCCCCACACTCAGCTGGCCCATCTTCATCTCCAGGTCCCGCAGTGACTGGTGCAGCTCGTGAATCTTGTGGCTGGCCAGCTCCAGGCTCTGGGGCTGCAGACTCTCCAAGTTCACCTTGATGCCCATGATGAAGTGCAGCAGCAGGTTTAGGTGCTCGTAGGAACACGCTCGCTCATGTTCGTggatcttttctttttccacctGATGGAGAAGACGGAAACATAAGAAAGAACAAGAAACAACAGGAGACCACAATAgaagatacaggaaacagagtTTTAAAAGGGTTCTTGCACATTCTGCAAAACCAGACTTctctttattaattttttctaAAGATTAGTGCTGAAACTGAGCAGTTGGTGGAAAGCTGGCAAGACAAATGTGCATCACAACTGGTTTACTGTGAGCTACTAGACAGAGACTGTTGAAACGTTAATAAAAGCAATGTTTCCCCCAGGACATCAGGACATTATATCCAGATTGTTcacttaaaaatataaatatcttcGTCAAAAGCATTACTTACTGACATATCACAGCCCACGACGTGAAATCTGCAGGGTGCTCTAAATTTAGTACAGAGCTTGATGTGGTCTACAtactgtgaaagaaaaaaaaatgacatgacacACAAAAGCATAACATCTTCAAGATCAACCCACTCTTTATTACAATTGTCTCAATTTCTAATCATAGAAAAACTTAACTCGGCAACAGAAAGGATCGCCAGCCCGGAAACAACCAATTGCAGTTATACAGCACTGCAGAGTGTTGTTGTGGCTTTAACAGTGAATAATGCTGTATTTCTCTTGGCTGTGACAGGCAAATTCATTTTCGCTGCTCAAGGCTGAGTCTGAGTGTTGGCCATCTGCTTAGCCGCTCAAGCCAAACAGTGAATCTTCTCATCTGCTCCCGTAATGTAATTGCTTAAATGGCCCGTTCTGATTATGTAGGTTGCATAAAGAACTACTTACAATATTAATACTATGCAGAATTGAGACTGGAGTCtaatgtacagttttttttatttgtttgaacTATATTTACTGTTATAGTTCTGAAGTTTGAATGAGTATAATCTTCATGTAACAAGGTTACTAACCTTTTCTCTGGGAATTTTCTTCTTGGCACATCCTTCACAAATCATTGGGTACTTTGGACAAATTTCATCGTGGGCCTAAAAAGCATgttagaaaatatatatttgaaatatatcaTATTTCATAGTTAATTGTTCCTAATATATGATAGCCCTAAATATGTtatgcaaaaaacacacaggccACTCAAGGCTTCATTTAATGTAGGCAATGCAGGATTTCATT comes from Denticeps clupeoides chromosome 11, fDenClu1.1, whole genome shotgun sequence and encodes:
- the traf2a gene encoding TNF receptor-associated factor 2 codes for the protein MAAQEPSPPSSLEGNKPGFPKKILANKLEDKHLCNICQKILRKPFQAQCGHRFCSYCFNKTVSGGPQKCNACIKEELFEDSTSILKQGCAFPDNAARREIEALAAVCPNEGCSWTGTIKEYELNHEGKCDYMIIPCPACKELLRSNEMERHNERECPERTLNCKYCKEPFQFKNIKAHDEICPKYPMICEGCAKKKIPREKYVDHIKLCTKFRAPCRFHVVGCDMSVEKEKIHEHERACSYEHLNLLLHFIMGIKVNLESLQPQSLELASHKIHELHQSLRDLEMKMGQLSVGAPVQGACAPTTLSTSFTPLPTGVGAALELQLHSEKTKVVELSRRCQELELKVSTFENIVCVLNREMERSATTMEAYNRQHRLDQDKIEILSNKVRQLERTVGLRDLSIVEMEGKMREMSAATYDGVFVWKISDFSKKRQDAIAGRAPAMFSPAFYTSKYGYKMCLRIYLNGDGTGRGTHLSLFFVVMRGHSDALLKWPFNQKVTLMLLDQNNREHIIDAFRPDISSSSFQRPVSDMNIASGCPLFCPLPKLDSKNSYIRDDTIFIKAIVDLTGL